Proteins co-encoded in one Callospermophilus lateralis isolate mCalLat2 chromosome 2, mCalLat2.hap1, whole genome shotgun sequence genomic window:
- the Fam163b gene encoding protein FAM163B produces MTAGTVVITGGILATVILLCIIAVLCYCRLQYYCCKKDESEEDEEEPDFAVHSHLPPLHSNRNLVLTNGPALYPAASTSFRQKSPQARTLCRSCSQYEPPTFFLQEPEDEDEAVRNGGGRVAYKSISQEDLELPAGGFGGLQALNPNRLSAMREAFSRSRSVSTDV; encoded by the exons ATGACAGCCGGGACTGTGGTCATCACCGGGGGCATCTTGGCGACTGTGATTCTGCTCTGCATCATCGCAGTTCTGTGCTACTGCCGGCTCcag TACTACTGCTGTAAGAAGGACGAGTCCGAGGAGGACGAGGAGGAGCCGGACTTTGCCGTGCACTCGCACCTGCCCCCCCTGCACTCCAATCGAAACCTCGTGCTGACCAACGGGCCCGCGCTATACCCGGCCGCCTCCACCTCCTTCCGCCAGAAGTCCCCACAGGCGCGCACACTCTGCCGCAGCTGCTCCCAATACGAGCCGCCAACCTTCTTCCTGCAAGAGCCAGAGGACGAGGACGAGGCTGTGCGCAACGGCGGGGGGCGCGTGGCTTATAAGAGCATCAGCCAGGAGGACCTGGAGCTGCCCGCCGGGGGCTTCGGGGGCCTACAGGCGCTCAACCCCAACCGCCTGTCGGCCATGCGCGAGGCCTTCTCCCGGAGCCGCAGTGTCAGCACAGACGTGTGA